A single Pan troglodytes isolate AG18354 chromosome 19, NHGRI_mPanTro3-v2.0_pri, whole genome shotgun sequence DNA region contains:
- the LOC748554 gene encoding E3 ubiquitin-protein ligase RNF126-like: protein MCSKAEKDLVRGEREKTKMAAGQDLGHRSTQEISMLAAMASAEPYVISHIELENSLANIVKRISRDGLDAFAQLLNQFENTGPPPADEEKIQSLPTVPVTEEHVGSGLECPVCKDDYALGEQLPRNHLFYDGCIVHRLEQHDSCPVCRKSLPGHNTATNTPAPGPTGMNCSSSSSSPASSSPSKENATSNS from the exons ATGTGTAGCAAAGCAGAGAAGGACCTGGTTAGAGGTGAAAGGGAGAAGACCAAGATGGCAGCAGGCCAAGACCTTGGACACAGAAGTACACAAGAAATCTCCATGCTGGCAGCAATGGCCAGCGCTGAGCCTTATGTCATCTCCCACATT gagttggagaacagcctggctaacatagtgaaacggATAAGTAGAGACGGCCTGGACGCCTTCGCACAGCTCCTCAATCAGTTTGAAAACACGGGCCCCCCACCGGCAGATGAAGAGAAAATCCAGTCCCTCCCCACCGTCCCCGTCACCGAGGAGCACGTAGGCTCCGGGCTCGAGTGCCCCGTGTGCAAGGACGACTACGCGCTGGGCGAGCAGCTGCCCCGCAACCACCTGTTCTACGATGGCTGCATAGTGCACCGGCTggagcagcacgacagctgccccGTCTGCCGAAAAAGCCTCCCGGGACACAACACGGCCACGAACACCCCCGCCCCGGGCCCGACTGGGATGAACTGCTCCTCCTCGTCGTCCTCCCCCGCCTCCAGCTCGCCCAGCAAAGAGAACGCCACAAGTAACTCCTGA